A DNA window from Streptomyces sp. 71268 contains the following coding sequences:
- a CDS encoding NAD(P)-binding domain-containing protein: MSAHTPSTPQSAVTVIGLGPMGRALAGAFLAAGVATTVWNRTPGRDQELVERGAVGAGSAEEAVAASPLVVVCVVNYDAADSVLRRPEVTAALKGRALVNLSADVPDRAREAATWAAEHGVDYLEGAIMTPAPTIGTPDAVFLHSGPQELYGEHKPVLDALGGTHTHLGEDIGRAAAFDIALLDIWWTAMTGYTHALAIARAEGISGQELAPFAKGIAAILPPAFDEAAAEVDNGTFTAKINPLTSAASTMTHIVHASEAHGIDASVMRAAEGLTRRAIGLGHGGDELSRLAELMGRHV; this comes from the coding sequence ATGTCTGCACACACCCCCTCCACCCCCCAGTCTGCCGTCACGGTGATCGGTCTCGGCCCGATGGGGCGGGCTCTGGCCGGCGCCTTCCTGGCGGCCGGGGTGGCCACGACGGTCTGGAACCGCACGCCGGGCCGGGACCAGGAGCTGGTCGAACGCGGCGCGGTCGGCGCCGGGTCCGCCGAAGAGGCGGTCGCGGCGAGCCCGTTGGTCGTCGTGTGCGTGGTCAACTACGACGCTGCGGACTCCGTGCTGCGCCGCCCCGAGGTCACGGCCGCGCTCAAGGGCCGCGCCCTGGTCAACCTCTCGGCCGACGTCCCCGACCGGGCTCGGGAGGCCGCGACGTGGGCGGCCGAGCACGGCGTCGACTACCTCGAAGGCGCGATCATGACGCCGGCCCCCACCATCGGCACGCCGGACGCCGTGTTCCTGCACAGCGGCCCGCAGGAGCTGTACGGCGAGCACAAGCCGGTCCTGGACGCGCTGGGCGGCACCCACACCCACCTCGGCGAGGACATCGGCCGGGCGGCCGCGTTCGACATCGCCCTGCTCGACATCTGGTGGACCGCGATGACCGGCTACACGCACGCCCTGGCCATCGCCCGGGCCGAGGGCATCAGCGGCCAGGAACTGGCGCCGTTCGCCAAGGGCATCGCGGCCATCCTGCCGCCGGCCTTCGACGAGGCCGCCGCCGAGGTCGACAACGGCACCTTCACCGCCAAGATCAACCCGCTCACGTCGGCCGCGTCGACGATGACCCACATCGTCCACGCCTCCGAGGCGCACGGCATCGACGCGAGCGTCATGCGCGCGGCGGAGGGCCTGACCCGCCGGGCCATCGGCCTGGGCCACGGCGGCGACGAGCTGTCCCGTCTGGCGGAGTTGATGGGTCGCCACGTCTGA
- a CDS encoding helix-turn-helix domain-containing protein, protein MARMRAQDPNVCGVTAAIAVIDGKWKTALLWALETGPRRPGELRRKLPGLSEKVLTQALREMETDGLVHREVHDVLPLKTVYTLTEFGRDLSKALAPVSDWGHRRLDILAAQQSADEHAVS, encoded by the coding sequence ATGGCACGCATGCGGGCGCAGGACCCGAACGTGTGCGGGGTGACCGCCGCGATCGCGGTGATCGACGGCAAGTGGAAGACGGCCTTGCTCTGGGCACTCGAAACCGGTCCGCGTCGACCGGGCGAGTTGCGTCGGAAGCTGCCAGGGCTGTCCGAGAAGGTGCTGACTCAGGCGCTACGCGAGATGGAGACCGACGGCCTGGTCCACCGCGAGGTGCACGACGTCCTGCCGCTCAAGACGGTGTACACCCTGACGGAGTTCGGCAGGGACCTCTCCAAGGCCCTGGCACCGGTCTCCGACTGGGGCCACCGCCGGCTGGACATCCTCGCCGCGCAACAGTCCGCTGACGAACACGCGGTCTCCTGA
- a CDS encoding RtcB family protein produces MTYTEVSGAHVPIRMWADPATVEGVAMQQLRNVATLPWIKGLAVMPDVHYGKGATVGSVIAMRGAVCPAAVGVDIGCGMSAVRTSLTDRDLPDDLSRLRSKIEQAIPVGRGMHDAPVEPGKLYGLPTAGWDDFWSRFDDVADAVKFRQERATKQMGTLGGGNHFVEVCVDGEGAVWLMLHSGSRNIGKELAEYHIGEAQKLPHNQGLVDRDLAVFVSDTPQMAAYRNDLFWAQEYAKHNRSIMMALLQEVLRREFRKARVTFDDVISCHHNYVSEERYDGMDLLVTRKGAIRAGAGEYGIIPGSMGTGSYIVKGLGNAASFNSASHGAGRKMSRNAAKKRFSTRDLEEQTRGVECRKDSGVVDEIPGAYKPIEKVIDQQRDLVEVVAKLKQVVCVKG; encoded by the coding sequence GTGACGTACACAGAGGTATCGGGCGCCCACGTGCCGATTCGCATGTGGGCTGACCCTGCCACCGTGGAGGGCGTCGCGATGCAGCAGCTTCGCAACGTCGCGACGCTCCCGTGGATCAAGGGCCTGGCCGTCATGCCCGACGTGCACTACGGCAAGGGGGCCACGGTCGGCTCCGTCATCGCCATGCGGGGCGCGGTGTGCCCGGCGGCGGTCGGGGTGGACATCGGCTGCGGCATGAGTGCCGTCAGGACGTCGCTGACCGACCGCGACCTGCCGGACGACCTGTCGCGGCTGCGCTCCAAGATCGAGCAGGCCATCCCGGTGGGCCGGGGCATGCACGACGCGCCGGTGGAGCCGGGGAAGCTGTACGGGCTGCCGACGGCGGGCTGGGACGACTTCTGGTCCCGGTTCGACGACGTGGCCGACGCGGTGAAGTTCCGCCAGGAGCGGGCGACCAAGCAGATGGGGACGCTCGGCGGCGGCAACCACTTCGTGGAGGTCTGCGTGGACGGCGAGGGCGCGGTGTGGCTGATGCTGCACTCGGGCTCCCGCAACATCGGCAAGGAGCTCGCCGAGTACCACATCGGCGAGGCCCAGAAGCTGCCGCACAACCAGGGGCTGGTCGACCGTGACCTGGCCGTCTTCGTCTCGGACACCCCGCAGATGGCGGCGTACCGCAACGACCTGTTCTGGGCGCAGGAGTACGCCAAGCACAACCGGTCGATCATGATGGCGCTCCTCCAGGAGGTGCTGCGGCGCGAGTTCCGCAAGGCCAGGGTCACCTTCGACGACGTCATCTCCTGCCACCACAACTACGTCAGCGAGGAGCGCTACGACGGCATGGACCTGCTGGTCACCCGCAAGGGCGCGATCCGGGCCGGCGCGGGTGAGTACGGCATCATCCCGGGCTCGATGGGCACCGGCTCGTACATCGTGAAGGGCCTCGGCAACGCCGCGTCCTTCAACTCGGCCTCGCACGGCGCGGGCCGGAAGATGAGCCGCAACGCCGCGAAGAAGCGCTTCTCGACGCGGGACCTGGAGGAGCAGACGCGCGGCGTGGAGTGCCGGAAGGACTCCGGCGTGGTGGACGAGATCCCGGGCGCGTACAAGCCGATCGAGAAGGTCATCGACCAGCAGCGGGACCTGGTCGAGGTGGTGGCCAAGCTGAAGCAGGTCGTCTGCGTGAAGGGCTGA
- a CDS encoding DUF2637 domain-containing protein, translated as MQLTRTHRILIGVIIAGAAVIAAIGFVGSYAAVRDLAQDKGFGSFANVFPIGIDAGIVVLLALDLLLTWIRIPFPLLRQTAWLLTAATIAFNGAAAWPDPLGVGMHAVIPVLFVVAVEAARHAIGRIADITADRHMESVRVARWLLAPVPTFRLWRRMKLWELRSYNEVIRLEQDRLVYRARLRARFGRAWRRKAPVESLMPLRLARYGVPISQTAPAGLAAAGIVIPPEMALATGEAISGAAEPVAAIEAAGTVERADAAAKADAGAATAGGAGQRGRTSGATAPAALAPAADASKAPKASDEAHAAHAAQATRDARAGQDAPAAQDAPDAQGAPDARHGGAAKATGPGPGPVNGVSTRKNESGAAGPANGTDRANGSRAAAAPQAPAAPQATGAGEVARAAQATGAPSAAQPSATIPAPRAAHAGAHPEAGARPEAGAGREAAAASPATEPGREAGGGAGGPEAGVAAEGVGPDGGPVTVPVGSGGRRRALGNAQYVGYPAVAGGYADERPYTADPQASADPQAVAAAQAAAARRAERPAPYDDRHPDDRHPDQRQQPGQQSGHPHDQQRAGDGRRPDGAGDRARDAAARDQRDGRRPAQAPEFPPDATQEIALSALPELSTLPEDVPRDEAFYGAFRRFVTEHGAFPDSRQFSRYLLDHYGIAGVGGGPMPAHGLRREIRELRERYRMEMETEHIP; from the coding sequence ATGCAATTGACGCGCACACACCGAATACTTATCGGGGTGATCATCGCCGGTGCGGCGGTGATCGCCGCGATCGGGTTCGTGGGTTCCTACGCCGCGGTCCGTGACCTCGCGCAGGACAAGGGGTTCGGCAGCTTCGCCAACGTCTTCCCGATCGGCATCGACGCCGGAATCGTCGTCCTGCTCGCCCTCGACCTGCTGCTGACGTGGATTCGCATCCCGTTCCCGCTGCTGCGGCAGACGGCGTGGCTGCTGACCGCCGCCACCATCGCCTTCAACGGCGCCGCCGCCTGGCCCGACCCGCTGGGCGTCGGGATGCACGCGGTCATCCCCGTCCTGTTCGTCGTCGCCGTCGAGGCCGCCCGGCACGCCATCGGCCGCATCGCGGACATCACCGCCGACCGGCACATGGAGTCGGTCCGCGTCGCCCGCTGGCTGCTCGCCCCCGTCCCCACCTTCCGGCTGTGGCGCCGGATGAAGCTGTGGGAACTGCGCTCGTACAACGAGGTCATCCGGCTGGAGCAGGACCGCCTGGTCTACCGCGCCCGGTTGCGCGCCCGCTTCGGCCGGGCCTGGCGCCGCAAGGCACCCGTGGAGTCCCTGATGCCGCTGCGGCTGGCCCGCTACGGCGTCCCCATCTCGCAGACGGCCCCGGCCGGGCTCGCCGCCGCCGGGATCGTCATCCCGCCGGAGATGGCGCTGGCCACGGGCGAGGCGATCAGCGGCGCGGCGGAGCCGGTCGCCGCCATCGAGGCGGCGGGCACCGTGGAGCGCGCCGACGCCGCCGCCAAGGCCGACGCCGGCGCGGCCACGGCCGGCGGCGCGGGCCAGCGCGGGCGCACCTCGGGGGCCACGGCGCCCGCGGCGTTAGCGCCGGCAGCCGACGCGTCGAAGGCGCCGAAGGCATCGGACGAGGCGCACGCGGCCCACGCCGCCCAGGCGACGCGGGACGCGCGGGCGGGGCAGGACGCGCCGGCGGCGCAGGACGCACCGGACGCCCAGGGGGCGCCGGACGCGCGGCACGGGGGTGCGGCGAAGGCGACGGGCCCTGGCCCTGGCCCGGTCAACGGTGTGAGCACGCGTAAGAACGAGAGCGGCGCGGCCGGCCCGGCGAACGGTACGGACAGGGCGAACGGGTCGCGGGCGGCGGCCGCGCCGCAGGCCCCCGCCGCGCCGCAGGCCACGGGCGCCGGTGAGGTCGCGCGCGCCGCGCAGGCCACGGGCGCGCCCTCGGCGGCGCAGCCGTCCGCCACCATCCCCGCCCCGCGCGCGGCGCACGCCGGGGCTCACCCGGAGGCCGGCGCGCGCCCGGAGGCCGGAGCGGGTCGCGAGGCAGCGGCCGCCAGCCCGGCGACCGAGCCGGGGCGGGAAGCGGGTGGCGGTGCCGGCGGCCCGGAGGCGGGCGTGGCCGCGGAGGGCGTCGGGCCCGACGGTGGGCCCGTGACGGTCCCGGTCGGCTCCGGCGGACGGCGCCGCGCGCTGGGCAACGCCCAGTACGTGGGCTACCCGGCCGTGGCGGGCGGGTATGCGGACGAGCGGCCGTACACCGCCGACCCGCAGGCCAGCGCCGATCCCCAGGCCGTCGCCGCCGCGCAGGCCGCCGCCGCGCGGCGCGCCGAGCGCCCCGCCCCGTACGACGACCGCCACCCCGACGACCGCCACCCCGACCAGCGCCAGCAGCCCGGCCAGCAGTCCGGCCACCCGCACGACCAGCAGCGCGCGGGCGACGGGCGGCGTCCGGACGGCGCCGGCGACCGGGCGCGGGACGCGGCGGCCCGCGACCAGCGCGACGGGCGGCGCCCGGCCCAGGCCCCCGAGTTCCCGCCGGACGCCACGCAGGAGATCGCGCTGTCAGCGCTGCCCGAACTCTCCACGCTGCCCGAGGACGTGCCGCGCGACGAGGCGTTCTACGGGGCCTTCCGGCGGTTCGTGACGGAGCACGGGGCGTTCCCCGACTCCCGCCAGTTCAGCCGCTACCTGCTCGACCACTACGGCATCGCCGGCGTGGGCGGCGGCCCGATGCCCGCCCACGGCCTCCGCCGCGAGATCCGCGAGCTGCGCGAGCGCTACCGCATGGAGATGGAGACCGAGCACATCCCGTAG
- the lysS gene encoding lysine--tRNA ligase has protein sequence MPTVAQSIEADWVSRFADEVIAEAERRAPGKPVVCASGLSPSGPIHLGNLREVMTPHLVADEIRRRGHAVRHLISWDDYDRFRKVPAGVPGVDESWAEHIGRPLTAVPAPAGSPHPNWAEHFKAAMADALAELGVEYDGISQTEQYTSGVYRDQVLHAMKHRGDIDAILAQYRTKKAPPKKSQKPVDEAELEAAEGSGAAAEDDGATTAGYFPYKPYCGDCGKDLTTVTAYDDETTELTYTCSACGFGETVRLSEFHRGKLVWKVDWPMRWAYESVVFEPSGVDHSSPGSSFQVGGQIVGIFGGEQPIGPMYAFVGISGMAKMSSSRGGVPTPADALRIMEAPLLRWLYARRRPNQSFKIAFDQEIQRLYDEWDKLEAKVADGTALPADAAAHSRAARTAAGELPRTPRPLPYRTLASVVDVTAGAEDQTLRILSELDPANPIASLDEVRPRLDRAESWISTHVPADQRTLVRDEPDKELLGSLDEQGRESLRLLLDGLDTHWSLDGLTTLVYGVPKVQAGLEPDAKPTPELKVAQRTFFALLYRLLVSRDTGPRLPTLLLAVGADRVRRLLGA, from the coding sequence GTGCCGACCGTGGCTCAGAGCATCGAGGCCGACTGGGTCTCCCGTTTCGCTGACGAGGTCATTGCCGAGGCGGAGCGTCGCGCCCCGGGCAAACCCGTCGTCTGCGCCTCGGGCCTCAGCCCCTCCGGCCCGATCCACCTCGGCAACCTGCGGGAGGTCATGACCCCGCACCTGGTGGCGGACGAGATCCGGCGCCGCGGCCACGCGGTGCGCCACCTGATCTCGTGGGACGACTACGACCGGTTCCGCAAGGTGCCCGCGGGCGTACCCGGCGTGGACGAGTCGTGGGCCGAGCACATCGGCCGCCCGCTCACCGCCGTCCCGGCCCCGGCCGGCTCCCCGCACCCGAACTGGGCCGAGCACTTCAAGGCCGCGATGGCCGACGCGCTGGCCGAGCTGGGCGTGGAGTACGACGGGATCAGCCAGACCGAGCAGTACACCTCGGGCGTCTACCGCGACCAGGTGCTGCACGCCATGAAGCACCGTGGGGACATCGACGCGATCCTCGCGCAGTACCGCACGAAGAAGGCGCCGCCGAAGAAGTCGCAGAAGCCGGTGGACGAGGCGGAGCTGGAGGCCGCCGAGGGCTCCGGCGCCGCGGCCGAGGACGACGGGGCCACCACGGCCGGGTACTTCCCGTACAAGCCGTACTGCGGGGACTGCGGCAAGGACCTGACCACCGTCACGGCGTACGACGACGAGACCACCGAGCTGACGTACACCTGCTCGGCGTGTGGCTTCGGCGAGACCGTGCGGCTGAGCGAGTTCCACCGCGGCAAGCTGGTCTGGAAGGTGGACTGGCCGATGCGGTGGGCGTACGAGAGCGTCGTCTTCGAGCCCTCGGGCGTCGACCACTCGTCGCCCGGCTCGTCGTTCCAGGTCGGCGGGCAGATCGTGGGCATCTTCGGCGGCGAGCAGCCGATCGGGCCGATGTACGCGTTCGTCGGCATCTCCGGGATGGCCAAGATGTCCTCCTCGCGTGGCGGCGTGCCGACCCCGGCCGACGCGCTGCGGATCATGGAGGCACCGCTGCTGCGCTGGCTGTACGCGCGCCGCAGGCCCAACCAGTCCTTCAAGATCGCCTTCGACCAGGAGATCCAGCGGCTGTACGACGAGTGGGACAAGCTGGAGGCCAAGGTGGCGGACGGTACGGCGCTGCCGGCCGACGCCGCCGCGCACTCCCGCGCGGCCCGCACGGCGGCCGGCGAGCTGCCGCGCACGCCGCGCCCGTTGCCGTACCGCACGCTCGCCTCGGTCGTGGACGTCACGGCGGGCGCCGAGGACCAGACCCTGCGCATCCTCAGCGAACTGGACCCGGCCAACCCGATCGCCAGCCTGGACGAGGTGCGACCCCGGCTCGACCGCGCCGAGAGCTGGATCTCCACGCACGTCCCGGCCGACCAGCGCACCCTCGTCCGCGACGAGCCGGACAAGGAACTGCTCGGCTCGCTGGACGAGCAGGGCCGCGAGTCGCTGCGGCTGCTGCTCGACGGCCTCGACACGCACTGGTCGCTCGACGGCCTGACCACCCTGGTCTACGGCGTGCCCAAGGTGCAGGCCGGCCTGGAACCGGACGCGAAGCCGACGCCGGAGCTGAAGGTGGCCCAGCGGACGTTCTTCGCCCTGCTGTACCGGCTGCTGGTCAGCCGCGACACGGGCCCGCGACTGCCGACGCTGCTGCTCGCCGTGGGCGCGGACCGGGTGCGTCGCCTGCTGGGCGCGTAG
- the argS gene encoding arginine--tRNA ligase, whose product MASVPSLAATVHQRVANALSAALPEVGSVDPLLRRSDRADFQANGLLALAKKLKGNPRELAAQVVGVLEGTAEGTERPADDVVREVEVSGPGFLNITISDQAIGRTLAARAADARLGVPYAEHPGTTVIDYAQPNVAKEMHVGHLRSAVIGDAVVRILEFSGEQVVRRHHIGDWGTQFGMLIQYLIEHPHELDHGGDGEVSGEEAMSNLNRLYKASRVLFDSDEEFKARSRDRVVALQSGDEETLALWQRFVDESKIYFYSVFDKLDMEIRDPDVVGESGYNDMLDETCRLLEESGVAVRSEGALCVFFDEFKGPDGKPTPLIVKKSNGGYGYAATDLSAIRDRVHSLKANTLLYVVDARQSLHFRMVFETARRAGWLGEDVRAVQLAFGTVLGKDGKPFKTREGETVRLVDLLDEAVDRAAVVVREKAQDLTEEEIAERAAQVGIGAIKYADLSTSAARDYKFDLDQMVSLNGDTSVYLQYAYARIQSILRKAGDTRPAAHPELTLAPAERALGLHLDQFAETLAEVAEAYEPHKLAAYLYQLASHYTTFYSECPVLKAETPAQVENRLFLCDLTARTLHQGMALLGIRTPERL is encoded by the coding sequence ATGGCCTCGGTCCCTTCCCTTGCCGCTACGGTCCACCAGCGCGTCGCGAACGCCCTCTCGGCAGCCCTGCCGGAGGTCGGTTCCGTCGACCCGCTGCTGCGACGAAGCGACCGGGCCGACTTCCAGGCCAACGGGCTGCTCGCCCTCGCGAAGAAGCTGAAGGGCAACCCGCGCGAGCTGGCGGCCCAGGTCGTGGGCGTGCTCGAGGGCACCGCCGAGGGCACCGAGCGCCCCGCGGACGACGTGGTCCGGGAGGTCGAGGTCTCCGGGCCCGGCTTCCTCAACATCACCATCAGCGACCAGGCCATCGGGCGCACGCTGGCCGCCCGCGCCGCCGACGCCCGGCTCGGCGTCCCGTACGCGGAGCACCCGGGCACCACCGTGATCGACTACGCGCAGCCCAACGTGGCCAAGGAGATGCACGTCGGCCACCTGCGCTCGGCCGTGATCGGCGACGCCGTGGTGCGCATCCTGGAGTTCTCGGGCGAGCAGGTGGTCCGCCGGCACCACATCGGCGACTGGGGCACCCAGTTCGGCATGCTCATCCAGTACCTGATCGAGCACCCGCACGAGCTCGACCACGGTGGCGACGGCGAGGTCTCCGGCGAGGAGGCGATGTCCAACCTGAACCGGCTCTACAAGGCGTCGCGGGTGCTGTTCGACTCCGACGAGGAGTTCAAGGCCAGGTCCCGGGACCGGGTCGTGGCCCTGCAGTCGGGTGACGAGGAGACGCTCGCGCTGTGGCAGCGCTTCGTGGACGAGTCGAAGATCTACTTCTACTCCGTCTTCGACAAGCTCGACATGGAGATCCGGGACCCGGACGTGGTCGGCGAGTCCGGCTACAACGACATGCTCGACGAGACCTGCCGGCTCCTTGAGGAGTCGGGCGTCGCGGTCCGCTCGGAAGGCGCGCTGTGCGTGTTCTTCGACGAGTTCAAGGGCCCGGACGGCAAGCCGACCCCGCTGATCGTGAAGAAGTCCAACGGCGGTTACGGCTACGCGGCCACCGACCTGTCGGCCATCCGCGACCGCGTCCACAGCCTCAAGGCGAACACGCTGCTGTACGTCGTGGACGCCCGGCAGTCGCTGCACTTCCGGATGGTCTTCGAGACCGCGCGCCGGGCCGGCTGGCTGGGCGAGGACGTGCGGGCGGTGCAGTTGGCGTTCGGCACGGTGCTCGGCAAGGACGGCAAGCCGTTCAAGACCCGGGAGGGCGAGACCGTACGGCTGGTCGACCTGCTCGACGAGGCGGTCGACCGGGCGGCGGTCGTGGTCCGCGAGAAGGCCCAGGACCTCACCGAGGAGGAGATCGCCGAGCGCGCGGCCCAGGTCGGCATCGGCGCGATCAAGTACGCGGACCTGTCCACGTCGGCCGCCCGGGACTACAAGTTCGACCTGGACCAGATGGTCTCGCTCAACGGCGACACGAGCGTCTACCTCCAGTACGCGTACGCCCGTATCCAGTCCATCCTCCGCAAGGCCGGCGACACCCGCCCCGCCGCCCACCCGGAGCTGACCCTCGCCCCCGCCGAGCGCGCGCTCGGCCTGCACCTGGACCAGTTCGCGGAGACGCTGGCCGAGGTGGCGGAGGCGTACGAGCCGCACAAGCTCGCCGCCTACCTCTACCAACTGGCCTCGCACTACACCACGTTCTACTCGGAGTGCCCGGTCCTGAAGGCCGAGACCCCCGCCCAGGTAGAGAACCGCCTCTTCCTGTGCGACCTCACCGCCCGCACCCTTCACCAGGGCATGGCCCTCCTCGGCATCCGCACCCCGGAACGCCTCTGA
- a CDS encoding alpha/beta hydrolase, producing the protein MVTFDQLRDLRPAELEDAADGWHRLSSAAGAAKGRVTDEIATRLQLAVTGEGVDAAVERLHELARSCHHAQVETGLIRTALNGLAGELRSAQQKLADAVADAEAEQFTVESDGSVHWVDKDPAAPLAPHQSVRGSRPSVVIGSDPDPKRAKAQEYVDRIGTALREATEADARYARALGRLHADSDLNVSDAEWVDAQRDMAAVRGAADHVTAGDIPKDKSPKENADWWKGLSQDEQADYIALHPASVGALDGLPATVRDEANRAVLAEKRADYQTQLNAIPPEPIKIQPGRVGSPIATRTAEWIAWDKKWGDKRSQLEASLKGMGDIQNRFARNDLGPEDDRFPRAYLLAFSSEGRGRAVIANGNPDTADHTAVYVPGTDAGLGNFAHDIKRMTNLWVAADSTADGKSVSTITWLGYDAPQGVKQAAYSKYADHGASDLNRFVDGIHASRATDSPGHLTVAGHSYGSTLTGTAARQGDLHADDVILTGSPGVRVGRATDLDVPEGHVWNEEAQGDWIPEAGRVAHGHKEYHWDSGLDSVIPSDDRFGAHQMRTDTDGHSGYWDEDSESLKNQARVVVGEYSRVKKETW; encoded by the coding sequence GTGGTGACGTTCGACCAGCTCAGGGACTTACGCCCGGCTGAACTGGAGGACGCGGCCGACGGATGGCACCGCCTCAGCAGCGCGGCGGGCGCGGCCAAGGGGCGCGTGACGGACGAGATCGCCACGCGGTTACAGCTCGCCGTGACGGGGGAGGGCGTGGACGCCGCCGTCGAGCGGTTGCACGAGCTCGCGCGGAGCTGCCACCACGCCCAGGTGGAGACCGGGCTGATCCGTACGGCCCTCAACGGCCTGGCCGGCGAGCTGCGTTCCGCGCAGCAGAAGCTGGCCGACGCCGTGGCGGACGCCGAGGCCGAACAGTTCACCGTGGAGTCGGACGGTTCGGTGCACTGGGTCGACAAGGACCCGGCGGCGCCCCTCGCGCCCCACCAGAGCGTGCGGGGCAGCAGGCCCAGCGTGGTCATCGGATCGGACCCGGACCCCAAGCGGGCCAAGGCACAGGAGTACGTCGACCGCATCGGAACCGCGCTCAGGGAGGCCACCGAGGCGGACGCCCGGTACGCACGGGCGCTGGGCCGGCTGCACGCCGACAGCGACCTGAACGTCTCCGACGCGGAGTGGGTGGACGCCCAGCGGGACATGGCCGCGGTGCGCGGCGCGGCCGATCACGTAACCGCGGGGGACATTCCGAAGGACAAGTCCCCCAAGGAGAACGCGGATTGGTGGAAGGGCCTCTCGCAGGACGAGCAGGCGGACTACATCGCGCTCCACCCGGCCAGCGTCGGCGCCCTGGACGGCCTCCCGGCCACGGTCCGCGACGAGGCCAACCGCGCGGTCCTCGCCGAGAAGCGCGCCGACTACCAGACGCAGCTCAACGCGATACCTCCGGAGCCGATCAAGATCCAGCCCGGCCGGGTGGGCAGCCCCATCGCGACCAGGACGGCCGAGTGGATCGCCTGGGACAAGAAGTGGGGCGACAAGAGGTCCCAACTCGAAGCGTCACTCAAGGGGATGGGGGACATCCAGAACCGTTTCGCGCGCAACGATCTGGGGCCAGAAGACGACCGCTTCCCGCGCGCCTACCTGCTGGCCTTCTCCTCGGAGGGCCGGGGGCGCGCCGTCATCGCCAACGGCAACCCGGACACCGCCGACCACACGGCGGTGTACGTGCCGGGTACGGATGCTGGCTTGGGGAACTTCGCGCACGACATCAAACGCATGACGAACCTGTGGGTCGCCGCCGATTCCACAGCAGACGGGAAGAGCGTGTCCACGATCACCTGGCTCGGCTACGATGCGCCCCAGGGTGTCAAACAAGCCGCCTATTCGAAGTACGCGGATCACGGCGCTTCGGACCTGAATAGATTCGTCGACGGCATCCACGCATCACGTGCGACGGATTCCCCCGGGCATCTCACCGTCGCGGGTCACAGCTACGGCAGTACGCTGACCGGCACCGCTGCCCGCCAGGGCGACCTCCATGCGGACGACGTCATCCTGACCGGCAGTCCGGGCGTGCGAGTGGGGCGGGCGACGGACCTGGATGTGCCCGAGGGGCACGTCTGGAACGAGGAGGCGCAGGGGGACTGGATTCCCGAGGCCGGACGCGTAGCGCATGGGCACAAGGAATACCACTGGGATTCGGGACTCGACTCCGTCATACCGAGCGACGACCGTTTCGGCGCGCATCAGATGCGGACAGACACCGATGGGCATAGCGGCTACTGGGACGAGGATTCCGAGAGCTTGAAGAACCAGGCACGGGTTGTCGTCGGAGAGTACAGCCGAGTCAAAAAGGAAACTTGGTGA
- a CDS encoding Uma2 family endonuclease, producing the protein MALSPAERAMTPLRRAAEAVEEASALRVEIIRGVLVTAPPPCGKHAGIINAVAKQLLGSLPAHLDAFQVASVSLPDDADDYATPDLMVCDAAFGESDDWLADPADVELVVEVVSKGNSTKDTRSMVTWYADAGIPAYLLIDPRDGTWTLRTTPRDGEFLGSLRGRFGEGVELAALGLKIATDGFVRYA; encoded by the coding sequence ATGGCCCTTTCGCCCGCCGAGCGGGCCATGACACCGCTGCGCCGCGCCGCTGAGGCCGTGGAGGAGGCCAGCGCTCTGCGCGTCGAGATCATCAGGGGGGTGCTTGTGACCGCCCCGCCCCCGTGCGGCAAGCACGCGGGCATCATCAACGCGGTCGCCAAGCAACTGCTGGGCAGCCTGCCCGCCCACCTGGACGCCTTCCAGGTCGCCTCCGTCTCCCTCCCGGACGATGCCGACGACTACGCCACCCCCGACCTCATGGTCTGCGATGCCGCATTCGGTGAGTCGGACGACTGGTTGGCTGACCCGGCGGATGTAGAACTGGTCGTGGAGGTCGTTTCCAAGGGCAACAGCACCAAGGACACGCGGTCCATGGTCACCTGGTACGCGGACGCCGGCATCCCGGCCTACCTGCTGATCGATCCGCGCGACGGCACCTGGACTCTGCGCACCACGCCCCGCGACGGCGAGTTCCTAGGCAGCCTGCGCGGGCGGTTCGGCGAGGGTGTCGAACTGGCGGCCCTGGGCTTGAAGATCGCTACCGACGGGTTCGTGCGGTACGCCTGA